In Nocardia asteroides, the following proteins share a genomic window:
- a CDS encoding alpha/beta hydrolase → MRHPATRVLNALVYHPDKHVAETPAALGLDYRDLTMRTADGIDLHGWFVRAERPRGHILYAHGNAGTIGDRVPIIALLVRAGFDVLAFDYRGFGHSTGAPAEQGTYLDARAVRAALLDQPGVDPARVLYLGKSLGGGVLLELATEHPPAGMILMSTFSSMRAAARSVYPFLPAPLIPDAYPNLRRIAGLGVPVLMFHGDRDELLPLRHAERLYAAAREPKELVIVPGAGHNDVIDALGPRWPQRITEWSATFLPA, encoded by the coding sequence ATGCGGCATCCCGCGACCCGGGTGCTGAACGCACTCGTCTACCACCCGGACAAGCACGTCGCCGAGACTCCGGCCGCCCTCGGCCTGGACTACCGCGACCTCACGATGCGCACCGCCGACGGCATCGACCTGCACGGCTGGTTCGTGCGCGCCGAGCGCCCGCGCGGCCACATCCTCTACGCCCACGGCAACGCGGGCACCATCGGCGACCGAGTCCCGATCATCGCGTTGCTGGTCCGGGCCGGTTTCGATGTGCTCGCCTTCGACTACCGCGGGTTCGGGCACAGCACCGGCGCGCCGGCGGAGCAGGGCACCTACCTCGACGCCCGCGCGGTCCGCGCCGCGCTGCTCGACCAGCCCGGCGTCGACCCGGCGCGGGTGCTGTATCTGGGCAAGTCGCTCGGTGGTGGAGTGCTGCTGGAACTGGCCACCGAGCATCCGCCCGCGGGGATGATCCTGATGTCGACGTTCAGCAGTATGCGTGCCGCGGCCCGCTCGGTGTATCCGTTCCTGCCCGCGCCGCTCATCCCGGACGCGTACCCGAACCTCCGCCGGATCGCCGGGCTCGGCGTCCCGGTGCTGATGTTCCACGGCGACCGCGACGAACTGCTCCCGCTGCGGCACGCCGAACGGCTGTACGCGGCGGCGCGGGAGCCGAAGGAGCTGGTCATCGTGCCCGGGGCCGGGCACAACGACGTCATCGACGCGCTCGGCCCGCGCTGGCCGCAGCGGATCACGGAGTGGTCGGCGACCTTCCTGCCTGCGTAG
- a CDS encoding sensor histidine kinase gives MRSLFRRRAVRGGLIRPRTIAGRLARILAVSLVLVLGLLGLTMSAQIGAFRRSGETVDAVTVALAAQDLVHQVQRERGLSNGLLGGDPRLRQPVTEQRDGTDAALRTLADLVAADPPGAAQVRSALGQLSDLPALRSRIDTRAVSRQAAFQFYSDSVDAVNRLALGLDQARDPAVRHGLQALYALGDAKEHTARERGFLNGVFVAGEFAPGEYVQFLDIRAARTAALGQFDREATPAQRDRLAAVLATENAVRAGDSENIAIASTAGPLAQPVDPADWWARMTEVIDGQRAVQQAVGADVRDRATDLRRTAALILAGFALAALLAIAAEVALVIASVRAIVRPLARLATEADEVASHRLPEVIAAWRGDADARPEPPAPVRTPPGASAEIAAVAGALDRVQTTAFELASEQALVRRNTTESMANLARRNQNLVRRQLGLISEFEREELDPKALSNLFELDHLATRMRRNAESLLVLVGEANPRRWAEPIALTDVIRAGLSEVDDYRRVVLRRVDDVAITGAVVSELAHALAELIENGLAFSPPDLEVEIYGRAVAGGYLLAVVDHGVGMPAEQLAEANARLRGEQDFIVASTRYLGHYVVGRLAGRLGIDVELATSPVSGIVARLLLPSSLLADETVTPATEPASERPDRAGAARSAGSSADDAAGADGAVRSAALSGDGAAGARGAVLSAGPSGDGRMRPGGAVRSVPPSGDRTLRSDRSASPVEPSGGAGRPVTEYSERHGHGADVRGRSADDTVDARARSHATNGRAGAVSSARHVRPLSGAGVDEAPGRSVYAQFLSSTASSVTDGVAAADPLPASGTPVEPLVPAVERTRNGLVKRSKRTRVTGSPERPRRDPAAGQERAPAADRTPEQTRSMLSSFRTGHERGGVARPAPDPTH, from the coding sequence GTGCGTTCACTTTTCCGTCGGCGGGCCGTGCGCGGCGGGCTGATCCGGCCGCGCACCATCGCGGGCAGGCTCGCCCGGATCCTGGCGGTGTCGCTGGTCCTGGTGCTCGGGCTGCTCGGGCTGACGATGTCGGCCCAGATCGGCGCGTTCCGGCGCAGCGGCGAGACCGTGGACGCGGTGACGGTGGCGCTGGCCGCCCAGGACCTGGTGCACCAGGTACAGCGCGAACGAGGCTTGAGCAACGGCCTGCTCGGCGGCGACCCGCGCCTGCGGCAACCGGTCACCGAGCAGCGCGACGGCACCGACGCGGCGCTGCGCACCCTCGCCGACCTCGTGGCGGCCGATCCGCCGGGCGCGGCCCAGGTGCGGTCGGCCCTGGGGCAGCTCTCGGATCTGCCCGCGCTCCGGTCGCGGATCGATACCCGCGCGGTGTCGCGGCAGGCAGCCTTCCAGTTCTACTCCGACAGCGTCGACGCGGTGAACCGGCTCGCGTTGGGGCTCGACCAGGCCCGCGATCCGGCGGTGCGGCACGGTCTGCAAGCCCTCTACGCGCTCGGCGACGCCAAGGAACACACCGCGCGCGAACGCGGCTTCCTCAACGGGGTGTTCGTCGCGGGCGAGTTCGCGCCGGGGGAGTACGTGCAATTCCTGGACATCCGTGCCGCCCGCACCGCGGCGCTCGGCCAGTTCGACCGCGAGGCGACCCCGGCCCAGCGCGACCGCCTCGCCGCCGTCCTGGCCACCGAGAACGCGGTGCGGGCAGGCGATTCGGAGAACATCGCGATCGCCTCGACCGCGGGCCCGCTCGCGCAGCCGGTCGACCCGGCGGACTGGTGGGCGCGGATGACCGAGGTCATCGACGGTCAGCGCGCCGTGCAGCAGGCCGTCGGCGCCGACGTGCGTGACCGCGCCACCGATCTGCGCCGCACCGCCGCGCTGATCCTGGCCGGCTTCGCGCTGGCCGCGCTGCTGGCGATCGCCGCCGAGGTCGCACTGGTGATCGCGAGCGTGCGCGCCATCGTGCGACCGCTGGCGCGACTGGCCACCGAGGCCGACGAGGTGGCCTCGCACCGCTTGCCCGAGGTGATCGCGGCGTGGCGCGGCGATGCCGACGCCCGGCCGGAACCACCCGCGCCGGTGCGCACGCCACCGGGAGCGAGCGCCGAGATCGCGGCCGTCGCCGGCGCGTTGGACCGGGTGCAGACCACCGCGTTCGAGCTGGCCTCCGAGCAGGCGCTGGTGCGGCGCAACACCACCGAGTCAATGGCGAACCTGGCCCGGCGCAACCAGAATCTGGTGCGCAGGCAGCTCGGCCTGATCAGTGAGTTCGAACGCGAGGAACTCGATCCGAAGGCACTGTCGAACCTGTTCGAACTCGATCATCTGGCCACCCGGATGCGGCGCAATGCTGAAAGCCTGCTGGTGCTCGTGGGCGAGGCCAATCCGCGCCGCTGGGCCGAGCCGATCGCGCTGACCGATGTCATCCGCGCGGGCCTGTCCGAGGTCGACGACTACCGCCGGGTGGTGCTGCGCCGGGTCGACGACGTCGCGATCACCGGCGCCGTGGTCAGCGAACTCGCCCACGCGCTGGCCGAACTCATCGAGAACGGGCTGGCTTTCTCCCCGCCCGACCTCGAGGTGGAGATCTACGGGCGCGCGGTGGCCGGTGGCTATCTGCTCGCCGTCGTCGACCACGGCGTCGGCATGCCCGCCGAGCAGCTCGCCGAGGCCAACGCCCGCCTGCGCGGCGAGCAGGACTTCATCGTCGCCTCCACCCGCTATCTCGGGCACTACGTCGTCGGCCGCCTGGCAGGCCGCCTCGGTATCGACGTGGAACTCGCCACCTCCCCGGTCAGCGGCATCGTCGCCCGCCTGCTCCTGCCGTCGAGCCTCCTGGCCGACGAGACGGTCACGCCCGCGACGGAACCGGCGAGCGAACGTCCCGACCGGGCCGGTGCGGCGCGGTCGGCGGGATCATCCGCCGATGACGCGGCCGGTGCCGATGGTGCGGTGCGGTCGGCGGCGCTGTCCGGTGACGGCGCGGCGGGTGCTCGTGGTGCGGTGCTCTCGGCAGGTCCTTCCGGCGACGGCAGGATGCGGCCCGGTGGTGCGGTGCGTTCGGTGCCGCCGTCCGGCGACCGCACGCTGCGGTCCGATCGCTCGGCGAGTCCGGTGGAGCCGTCCGGCGGTGCGGGCCGACCGGTGACGGAATACAGCGAGCGTCATGGACATGGCGCGGACGTGCGCGGGAGGTCCGCCGACGACACCGTGGACGCGCGGGCTCGCTCGCACGCCACGAACGGGCGAGCCGGTGCCGTCAGTTCGGCGCGGCACGTCCGTCCGCTGTCCGGCGCCGGCGTGGACGAAGCCCCCGGCAGGTCGGTCTACGCGCAGTTCCTCAGCAGCACAGCGAGTTCGGTGACCGACGGCGTCGCGGCGGCCGATCCGCTGCCCGCGAGCGGCACCCCGGTGGAGCCGCTCGTACCCGCCGTCGAGCGCACGCGCAACGGTCTCGTCAAGCGCAGCAAGCGGACCAGGGTCACCGGATCGCCCGAGCGGCCCCGCCGCGACCCGGCGGCAGGGCAGGAGCGCGCACCGGCCGCCGATCGCACCCCCGAGCAGACGCGCAGCATGTTGTCTTCCTTCCGTACCGGCCACGAACGCGGTGGCGTCGCCCGTCCCGCCCCCGATCCGACGCACTGA
- a CDS encoding roadblock/LC7 domain-containing protein, whose product MTTHLPTADPHTFNWLLGNFVRDTDGVRDTVAVSSDGLLIAMSDGLERAGADRLAAMVSGLSSLARSASRSYDFDGLKLIMIEMKRGFLLVSALGDGSCLGVIADGGCDVGLVGYEMAVLADRAGALLDPMLIGELRESLRR is encoded by the coding sequence GTGACCACCCACCTCCCGACCGCCGACCCGCACACCTTCAACTGGCTGCTCGGCAATTTCGTCCGCGACACCGACGGCGTGCGTGACACCGTCGCCGTCTCCTCCGACGGGCTGCTCATCGCCATGTCCGACGGCCTGGAGCGGGCCGGCGCCGACCGGCTGGCCGCCATGGTGTCGGGCCTGTCCAGCCTCGCCCGCAGCGCCTCGCGCAGTTACGACTTCGACGGCCTGAAACTGATCATGATCGAGATGAAGCGCGGCTTCCTGCTGGTCTCGGCGCTCGGCGACGGCAGCTGCCTCGGCGTGATCGCCGACGGCGGCTGCGATGTGGGACTGGTCGGCTACGAGATGGCGGTGCTGGCCGACCGCGCGGGCGCCCTGCTCGACCCGATGCTGATCGGGGAACTGCGCGAGTCGTTGCGCAGATGA
- a CDS encoding DUF742 domain-containing protein, with the protein MRDPDSAADRFVRPFVITAGRTVPVLDGLRIETLVLAPPSALSAPLRFEERSVVRLCLRPHSIAEIGAALRIPVGIAKVIVSDLVAAGHVGVRDAPELSTAAIERIRDLVRAL; encoded by the coding sequence ATGAGAGATCCCGATTCCGCCGCCGATCGCTTCGTGCGCCCGTTCGTGATCACCGCGGGCCGCACCGTCCCGGTCCTGGACGGCCTGCGTATCGAAACCCTCGTCCTGGCGCCGCCGTCGGCGCTGTCGGCCCCGCTGCGGTTCGAGGAACGATCCGTCGTGCGGTTGTGCCTGCGACCGCATTCCATCGCCGAAATCGGTGCCGCCCTGCGGATTCCGGTCGGCATCGCCAAGGTGATCGTCAGCGACCTGGTGGCGGCCGGACACGTCGGTGTCCGGGACGCGCCGGAACTGTCTACCGCCGCCATCGAGAGGATCAGGGATCTTGTCCGGGCACTCTGA
- a CDS encoding GTP-binding protein, whose product MPSSVKIVVSGGFGVGKTTFIGAISEIEPLVTEASMTEVSIGVDDPGHRGAKTDTTVALDFGRITLDRSLILYLFGTPGQDRFVFLWDDLVDGALGAVIVVDTERVEDCYPVLDYFEEHDTPFVVVVNRFDGAPRFDLAEVGEALGLDDWIPVLDCDARDRDSVRDVLVALLEQVLLHRVQPRHREVS is encoded by the coding sequence ATGCCGTCGTCGGTGAAGATCGTGGTGAGCGGCGGTTTCGGCGTCGGCAAGACCACCTTCATCGGGGCCATCTCCGAGATCGAGCCGCTGGTCACCGAGGCGTCGATGACCGAGGTGTCGATCGGAGTCGACGACCCAGGTCACCGCGGCGCGAAGACCGATACCACCGTCGCGCTGGACTTCGGCCGTATCACCCTCGACCGGTCGCTGATCCTGTACCTGTTCGGGACACCCGGCCAGGACCGCTTCGTGTTCCTCTGGGACGACCTGGTCGACGGCGCCCTCGGCGCGGTCATCGTGGTCGACACCGAGCGGGTCGAGGACTGCTACCCCGTCCTGGACTACTTCGAGGAGCACGACACCCCGTTCGTCGTGGTGGTCAACCGCTTCGACGGGGCGCCCCGCTTCGACCTCGCCGAGGTCGGCGAGGCGCTCGGTCTCGACGACTGGATCCCGGTCCTGGACTGCGACGCCCGCGACCGCGACTCCGTGCGCGATGTGCTGGTCGCCCTGCTCGAACAGGTCCTGCTCCATCGCGTCCAGCCCCGGCACCGGGAGGTGAGCTGA
- a CDS encoding lipase family protein, with protein MRSPLALRWFALVTGVLAAATVVVAGPVAAEPAVTPAPVIPLPPELDPGFYLPPADVVAATAPGAIIAARQVRIADFGLLPVDVDAWQVSYRSNNSRDEAIPAVATLIKPRGQAPAPRKLLSVQLAEDSTAGYCAPSYALQHLSVAPVAGQVVVPAEFLFAQAALAQGWAVVVPDHQGPNSAYAAGPLAGRITLDGIRAATSFAPLEAGPDAPVGLYGYSGGSIATGHAAELKASYAPELNIVGAAEGGVGADLGAALSMANNQATSGLVFAAVLGLTREYPDFAAYLEQRLDPVGKTLSTLKAPLCVQYQSALLPFLNLTGMIGSDGNPLDDSPVAAMLDDTRMGKSVPDMPLFVWHSAWDEILPLSATNTLVDTYCRDPRTSLTYTRDHASEHIVAEVVGGPAALLWLRERLDGVPAPTGCTTSDAGTMAATPGALAFLGDSLAAKFASLFGVPLGSR; from the coding sequence ATGAGATCTCCCCTCGCTCTGCGATGGTTCGCCCTGGTGACGGGCGTACTCGCGGCGGCAACGGTGGTGGTGGCCGGCCCGGTCGCCGCCGAACCGGCGGTGACACCGGCTCCGGTGATCCCCCTGCCGCCCGAGCTCGACCCGGGCTTCTACCTGCCGCCCGCCGACGTGGTGGCAGCGACGGCCCCGGGCGCGATCATCGCGGCCCGTCAGGTGCGGATCGCCGATTTCGGGCTGTTGCCGGTGGACGTGGACGCCTGGCAGGTGTCGTATCGCTCCAACAACAGCCGCGACGAGGCCATCCCGGCCGTCGCCACGCTGATCAAGCCGCGCGGCCAGGCGCCCGCGCCGCGCAAGCTGCTGTCGGTGCAGCTGGCCGAGGACTCGACCGCCGGCTACTGCGCGCCGTCCTATGCGCTGCAACATCTTTCGGTGGCCCCGGTGGCGGGCCAGGTCGTCGTCCCCGCCGAATTCCTGTTCGCCCAGGCCGCGCTGGCGCAGGGCTGGGCCGTAGTCGTGCCCGACCATCAGGGCCCGAACTCGGCGTACGCGGCCGGGCCGCTGGCGGGCCGGATCACCCTCGACGGCATCCGTGCGGCGACCTCGTTCGCCCCGCTCGAAGCAGGACCGGACGCGCCGGTCGGGCTCTACGGCTACTCCGGCGGATCGATCGCGACGGGCCACGCCGCCGAACTGAAGGCTTCCTACGCGCCCGAGCTGAACATCGTGGGCGCGGCCGAGGGCGGTGTCGGTGCCGATCTGGGCGCCGCGCTGAGCATGGCGAACAACCAGGCCACCTCGGGGCTGGTGTTCGCCGCGGTCCTCGGACTCACCCGCGAGTACCCCGATTTCGCCGCGTATCTCGAGCAGCGGCTCGACCCGGTCGGCAAGACCCTGTCGACGCTCAAGGCCCCGCTGTGCGTGCAGTACCAGTCGGCGTTGCTGCCGTTCCTGAACCTGACCGGCATGATCGGATCCGACGGTAATCCGCTCGACGATTCCCCCGTGGCGGCCATGCTCGACGACACCCGCATGGGCAAGTCGGTCCCCGACATGCCGCTGTTCGTCTGGCATTCGGCCTGGGACGAGATCCTGCCGCTGTCGGCTACGAACACCCTGGTCGACACCTACTGCCGCGACCCGCGGACCTCGCTCACCTACACCCGCGACCACGCCAGTGAGCACATCGTCGCCGAGGTGGTCGGCGGTCCCGCCGCGCTGCTGTGGCTGCGCGAACGGCTCGACGGCGTGCCGGCCCCCACGGGCTGCACCACCTCCGACGCGGGCACCATGGCCGCGACGCCGGGCGCCCTGGCGTTCCTAGGCGACTCGCTCGCCGCGAAGTTCGCCAGCCTGTTCGGCGTGCCGCTGGGTTCCCGCTGA
- a CDS encoding TetR/AcrR family transcriptional regulator — MTAARTRHNYTGTSVAERQVERRALFIEAGLTVFAEKSYANSSLTDVCAAAGLSRRQFYEQFAGREELLVAVYDTVQGKARAAVAEALATAGTDDLRTLIDAAVRAYTRAITADIRSATVAFVEIVGVNAEIEAHRAQVRDQWGEVVAAIAQGREGVRTPPGGWRVAMAAFIGAVNGAVHQWSLDDPRPPVDDLVDVFTTLLNALTEAEPPAR, encoded by the coding sequence GTGACAGCAGCGCGGACCCGACACAACTACACCGGTACCTCGGTCGCCGAACGGCAGGTCGAGCGGCGGGCGCTGTTCATCGAGGCCGGGCTGACCGTGTTCGCGGAGAAGTCCTACGCCAACAGTTCGCTGACCGACGTGTGCGCGGCGGCGGGACTGTCCCGGCGGCAGTTCTACGAGCAGTTCGCGGGGCGCGAGGAACTCCTGGTCGCGGTCTACGACACGGTCCAGGGCAAGGCCAGGGCGGCGGTGGCCGAAGCGCTGGCGACGGCGGGCACCGATGATCTGCGCACGCTCATCGACGCCGCGGTGCGCGCCTACACCAGGGCGATCACCGCCGATATCCGCTCCGCCACCGTGGCTTTCGTGGAGATCGTCGGGGTCAACGCCGAGATCGAGGCCCATCGCGCGCAGGTCAGGGATCAGTGGGGCGAGGTGGTCGCCGCGATCGCGCAGGGGCGCGAGGGTGTGCGGACCCCGCCCGGCGGCTGGCGGGTCGCGATGGCGGCCTTCATCGGCGCCGTCAACGGCGCGGTACACCAGTGGAGCCTGGACGACCCCCGACCGCCCGTCGACGACCTCGTCGACGTGTTCACCACCCTGCTCAACGCCCTGACCGAGGCGGAGCCCCCGGCTCGCTGA
- a CDS encoding LysE family translocator, which translates to MVSMTHLASFAGLAFLLVVVPGPSVLFTISRALTVGRRAAVLTVVGNSAGVYVQVIAVAVGLGTLVATSVAVFTAVKLIGAGYLVYLGVQAIRHRGDLAAALRPGHVAAGYSTLAVLRDGFVFGFANPKTIVFLAALLPQFVDPARGGVPQQMLVLGICIPLFGLIFDTLWALAADSVRGWLARTPRRMAAVGGTGGLVMIGLGTSLAFTGGKD; encoded by the coding sequence ATGGTGTCGATGACGCATCTGGCCTCCTTCGCGGGGCTGGCGTTCCTGCTGGTGGTGGTGCCGGGACCGAGTGTGCTCTTCACGATCAGCCGGGCGCTCACGGTGGGCAGGCGGGCGGCGGTGCTGACCGTGGTCGGCAATTCAGCCGGGGTGTATGTGCAGGTCATCGCGGTGGCCGTAGGCCTGGGCACGCTCGTCGCCACGTCGGTGGCGGTGTTCACCGCGGTGAAACTGATCGGCGCGGGCTACCTGGTCTATCTCGGCGTGCAGGCGATCCGGCATCGCGGTGACCTGGCCGCGGCGCTACGGCCGGGTCACGTGGCGGCGGGCTACTCCACCCTCGCGGTGCTGCGCGACGGTTTCGTCTTCGGTTTCGCGAATCCGAAGACCATCGTCTTCCTGGCGGCGCTGCTGCCGCAGTTCGTCGACCCGGCGCGCGGTGGGGTGCCGCAGCAGATGCTGGTGCTCGGCATCTGTATCCCGCTGTTCGGGTTGATCTTCGATACGCTCTGGGCGCTCGCGGCCGATTCCGTGCGCGGCTGGCTCGCCCGTACGCCTCGCCGCATGGCCGCGGTCGGCGGCACCGGCGGCCTGGTGATGATCGGGCTGGGCACCTCGCTGGCCTTCACCGGGGGCAAGGACTGA
- a CDS encoding sugar O-acetyltransferase, with the protein MGEQKQRMLAGELYRDSDPELVAERQRAQQLCDEFNRTGPDETGRRTELLGTLLGKLGDGSWIMPRFQCDYGYLIEIGANSFLNYDAILLDCAPIVIGDDCSIGPRCQLLTALHPMDDHERRRQRWESAAPIRIGNNAWFGGGVIVCPGVTIGDDVVVGAGSVVTRDLPDRVFAAGNPARVIRQL; encoded by the coding sequence ATGGGAGAACAGAAGCAGCGGATGCTGGCGGGGGAGTTGTACCGGGACAGCGATCCGGAGCTGGTGGCCGAACGGCAACGAGCGCAACAGCTCTGCGACGAGTTCAACCGCACCGGCCCCGACGAGACCGGCCGCAGGACCGAGCTGCTCGGCACGTTGCTGGGCAAGCTCGGCGACGGGTCGTGGATCATGCCGCGGTTCCAGTGCGACTACGGGTACCTGATCGAGATCGGGGCCAACAGCTTTCTCAACTACGACGCGATCCTGCTCGACTGCGCGCCGATCGTGATCGGCGACGACTGCTCCATCGGCCCTCGCTGCCAGCTGCTCACCGCGCTGCACCCGATGGACGATCACGAGCGGCGCAGGCAGCGGTGGGAGTCGGCGGCCCCGATCCGGATCGGGAACAACGCCTGGTTCGGTGGCGGCGTCATCGTGTGCCCCGGGGTGACCATCGGTGACGACGTGGTGGTCGGCGCGGGCAGCGTGGTCACCCGCGACCTGCCGGACCGGGTGTTCGCGGCGGGCAACCCGGCGCGGGTGATCCGGCAGCTGTAG
- the ppc gene encoding phosphoenolpyruvate carboxylase, whose product MGESRHVQEQEATRPLREDIRFLGGILGDTIRDHEGPEVFDLIERVRIEAFRVRREEVERSAVADMLDGTPTEVAIPLIRAFSYFVLLANLAEDIQRDRRRAAHVSAGEPPQDSSLAATYAKLDAAALDGATVADLLTDALVSPVITAHPTETRRRTVFDVQAKITELMRLRRRLEPGDPGFGDSELRIRREVLTLWRTALIRLARLRIQDEISVGLRYYDLTLYDVIPAINAQVRAALRSRWPEVELLPRPILRPGSWIGGDRDGNPFVTAEVVHTAAEQAAAYAFGRYLDDLVELEKSLSQSARLVPVTPAVAALAEAGYPDPAVFADEPYRRALHAIRARLSATAARALGDLPENGLATTAVPYPTPQSVLDDLDAIDASLRASGDALLADDRLAALRHAIETFGFHLQGLDMRQNSEVHEQVVTELLAWSGVHPDYPSLTEDERVELLANELRIRRPLLGPHAQLSDLATKELGVLRAAKEVVDTFGAAAVPNYIISMCTSVSDMLEAALLLKEAGILDPGTAAGAPRSPVGIVPLFETIEDLRAGATTLAAVLEVPVYRDLVAAAGMRQEVMLGYSDSNKDGGYLAANWALYRAELELVEVAAKAGIRLRLFHGRGGTVGRGGGRSYDAILAQPAGAVRGSLRLTEQGEVIAAKYSEQGAAHRNLESLIAGTLESTLLDVEGLGDDAEPAYELLDDLAARARAAYAHLVHDTPGFVEYFRQSTPVAEVGDLNIGSRPASRKPTNSVSDLRAIPWVMAWSQARVMLPGWYGTGTALEDWVGGDPARLARLTELYRRWPFFRTVLSNLAQVMAKSDLDIAARYADLVEDAALRAQIFGMIRDEHTRTIRMYEAVTGHDELLSDNPSLAESIHNRFPYLEPLNQLQVDLLRRLRGGDDSELVKRGILLTMNGLATALRNSG is encoded by the coding sequence ATGGGCGAATCGCGGCACGTGCAGGAGCAGGAAGCGACCCGGCCGCTGCGCGAGGACATCCGGTTCCTCGGCGGCATCCTGGGCGACACCATCCGCGATCACGAGGGCCCCGAGGTCTTCGACTTGATCGAGCGGGTACGCATCGAGGCGTTCCGGGTGCGCCGCGAGGAGGTCGAGCGCAGCGCCGTCGCCGACATGCTCGACGGCACGCCCACCGAGGTCGCGATCCCACTGATCCGGGCCTTCAGCTATTTCGTGCTGCTGGCCAATCTCGCCGAGGACATCCAGCGCGACCGCCGCCGCGCCGCGCACGTGTCGGCGGGCGAGCCGCCGCAGGACTCCTCCCTCGCGGCCACCTACGCCAAGCTGGACGCGGCCGCGCTCGACGGCGCGACGGTCGCCGACCTGCTCACCGACGCGCTCGTCTCGCCGGTGATCACCGCGCATCCCACCGAGACGCGCAGGCGCACCGTGTTCGACGTGCAGGCCAAGATCACCGAGCTGATGCGGCTGCGCCGCAGGCTGGAACCGGGCGACCCCGGCTTCGGCGACTCCGAGCTGCGGATCCGCCGCGAAGTGCTCACCCTGTGGCGCACCGCGCTGATCCGGTTGGCGCGCTTGCGGATCCAGGACGAGATCTCGGTGGGCCTGCGCTACTACGACCTCACCCTCTACGACGTGATCCCGGCGATCAACGCCCAGGTGCGCGCCGCCCTGCGGTCGCGCTGGCCCGAGGTGGAGCTGCTGCCGCGCCCGATCCTGCGCCCCGGCTCCTGGATCGGCGGCGACCGCGACGGAAATCCCTTCGTGACAGCCGAAGTCGTGCACACCGCCGCCGAGCAGGCCGCCGCCTACGCGTTCGGGCGGTACCTCGACGATCTGGTGGAGCTGGAGAAGTCGCTGTCGCAGTCGGCGCGGCTGGTGCCGGTGACCCCGGCGGTGGCGGCGCTGGCCGAGGCGGGTTACCCCGATCCCGCGGTCTTCGCCGACGAGCCGTATCGCCGTGCGCTGCACGCGATCCGGGCCCGCCTCAGCGCCACCGCCGCACGGGCGCTGGGTGATCTCCCGGAGAACGGCCTGGCCACCACGGCCGTGCCGTACCCCACCCCGCAGTCGGTCCTCGACGACCTCGACGCGATCGACGCCTCGCTGCGCGCCAGCGGTGACGCGCTGCTGGCCGACGACCGCCTCGCCGCCCTGCGCCACGCGATCGAGACCTTCGGTTTCCATCTGCAGGGCCTGGACATGCGGCAGAACTCGGAGGTGCACGAGCAGGTCGTCACCGAACTGCTGGCCTGGTCGGGCGTGCATCCTGACTATCCGAGCCTGACCGAGGACGAACGCGTCGAGCTGCTCGCGAACGAGCTGCGCATCCGCAGGCCGCTGCTCGGCCCGCACGCGCAGCTCAGTGACCTGGCCACCAAGGAACTGGGCGTGCTACGCGCGGCCAAGGAGGTCGTCGACACCTTCGGCGCCGCGGCCGTCCCGAACTACATCATCAGCATGTGCACCTCGGTCAGTGACATGCTCGAGGCGGCCCTGCTGCTCAAAGAGGCGGGCATCCTCGATCCCGGCACCGCCGCGGGCGCGCCGCGCAGTCCCGTCGGCATCGTCCCGCTGTTCGAGACCATCGAGGACCTGCGGGCGGGCGCCACGACTTTGGCCGCGGTGCTGGAGGTTCCGGTGTACCGCGACCTCGTGGCGGCCGCGGGCATGCGGCAGGAGGTGATGCTGGGCTACTCCGACTCCAACAAGGACGGCGGGTACCTGGCCGCCAACTGGGCGCTGTACCGGGCCGAACTGGAACTGGTGGAGGTGGCCGCGAAGGCGGGAATCCGGTTGCGGCTGTTCCACGGTCGCGGCGGCACCGTCGGTCGCGGCGGTGGTCGCAGCTACGACGCCATCCTGGCCCAGCCCGCCGGCGCGGTGCGCGGGTCGCTGCGGCTCACCGAGCAGGGTGAGGTGATTGCCGCGAAATACTCCGAACAGGGTGCGGCACACCGCAATCTGGAATCACTGATCGCAGGCACGCTGGAATCGACCCTGCTGGATGTGGAAGGCCTCGGCGACGACGCCGAACCGGCCTACGAACTGCTCGACGACCTGGCCGCCCGCGCCAGGGCCGCCTACGCGCACCTGGTGCACGACACCCCGGGTTTCGTCGAGTACTTCCGGCAGTCCACCCCGGTGGCCGAGGTCGGCGACTTGAACATCGGCAGCCGTCCGGCCTCGCGCAAGCCCACCAACTCGGTGTCGGATCTGCGCGCCATCCCGTGGGTGATGGCGTGGAGTCAGGCGCGGGTGATGCTGCCCGGCTGGTACGGCACCGGCACCGCGCTCGAGGACTGGGTGGGCGGTGACCCCGCCCGGCTGGCCCGGCTCACCGAGCTGTACCGGCGCTGGCCGTTCTTCCGCACGGTGCTGTCGAACCTGGCCCAGGTGATGGCCAAGAGCGACCTCGACATCGCCGCGCGCTACGCCGACCTGGTGGAGGACGCGGCCCTGCGCGCCCAGATCTTCGGGATGATCCGCGACGAACACACCCGCACCATCCGCATGTACGAAGCGGTCACCGGCCACGACGAACTGCTCAGCGACAACCCGTCGCTGGCCGAGTCCATCCACAACCGCTTCCCCTACTTGGAGCCGCTGAACCAGCTCCAGGTGGATCTGCTGCGCAGGCTGCGCGGCGGTGACGACTCCGAACTGGTGAAGCGGGGCATCCTGCTCACCATGAACGGCCTGGCCACCGCCCTGCGCAACTCGGGCTAG